CCGCGGCGCGCCTCGGCCGCCCGGTCGAGCACCTTGTGATAGCTCAGCAGCAGGTGCGCGCGCCCGCTGACGCCCACGCGGCCCTCGGCGTCGATGCCGCGGGCGGTGAGCGCGTCCAGCTCGTGGAAGAACTGGAAAGGGTCGAACACCACCCCGTTGCCCAGCAGGCAGCGGCGTCGCGGGTGAAGGATGCCGGATGGGATCTGGTGAAGGATGAACTCGGCGTCGCCCACGTGCACCGTGTGGCCGGCGTTGCTGCCGCCCTGGTAGCGCGCGACGACGTCTACGTCCTCGGCCAGCACGTCGACGATCTTGCCCTTGCCCTCGT
This Longimicrobium sp. DNA region includes the following protein-coding sequences:
- a CDS encoding adenylosuccinate synthetase, which codes for MREPNGSRCVVIVGSQWGDEGKGKIVDVLAEDVDVVARYQGGSNAGHTVHVGDAEFILHQIPSGILHPRRRCLLGNGVVFDPFQFFHELDALTARGIDAEGRVGVSGRAHLLLSYHKVLDRAAEARRG